One Calditrichia bacterium DNA window includes the following coding sequences:
- a CDS encoding NADPH:quinone reductase has translation MKAVWYEKQGPASEVLIVGEMPDPQPKAGEVRIRISASGINPGDVKKRQDTFGIGMSYPRVIPHSDGSGIIDSVGQGVSLSRVGERVWCFGAQSYRPFGTAAEYTVLPSEQAIPLSPDVSFEQGACLGIPGITAHRALHVAGAVKERTILVQGGAGAVGQCAIGLARHAGAHVIATVRSEEDKLIAMRAGAHVVVRTDGRSKDEVVEHIHTFAPKGVHHIIEVAFHANVEIDEQLLAIGGSISAYATGSPMPAIPFWPLVFKNIHIYFIGSDDFPAEAKAAAAADLNKALGGEWPGFEMVERFPLDSIAKAHELVESPLRGGRVVLTV, from the coding sequence ATGAAGGCTGTCTGGTACGAAAAACAAGGTCCAGCATCGGAAGTACTTATAGTAGGAGAGATGCCGGATCCCCAACCCAAAGCTGGTGAGGTGCGAATACGCATTTCGGCATCAGGTATCAATCCCGGTGATGTCAAAAAACGTCAGGATACATTTGGAATAGGGATGTCTTATCCAAGGGTTATCCCTCATAGCGACGGGTCTGGAATAATTGACAGTGTGGGGCAAGGCGTTTCGTTATCGCGTGTCGGAGAGCGGGTGTGGTGTTTCGGTGCGCAAAGCTACCGGCCATTCGGAACAGCCGCTGAATATACGGTGTTACCCTCGGAGCAGGCAATACCACTATCACCAGATGTGTCTTTCGAACAAGGTGCTTGTCTGGGTATTCCCGGCATTACTGCTCATCGTGCATTGCATGTCGCAGGAGCAGTTAAAGAACGAACTATACTTGTGCAAGGTGGGGCAGGTGCGGTGGGGCAATGTGCGATAGGACTCGCCCGGCATGCAGGAGCACATGTAATCGCAACCGTGCGATCTGAGGAAGATAAGCTTATTGCGATGCGGGCGGGCGCACACGTTGTTGTTCGAACTGATGGGCGCTCAAAAGATGAAGTGGTTGAACATATCCACACATTTGCACCAAAGGGCGTTCATCATATCATCGAAGTTGCTTTCCATGCCAATGTTGAGATTGACGAGCAATTGCTGGCAATAGGCGGTTCCATTTCTGCCTACGCTACAGGGAGCCCAATGCCAGCTATTCCGTTTTGGCCACTCGTATTTAAAAACATACACATATATTTTATTGGCAGCGATGATTTTCCGGCAGAAGCAAAGGCCGCTGCTGCTGCGGATCTGAATAAGGCACTTGGGGGAGAGTGGCCGGGATTTGAAATGGTTGAGCGGTTTCCGCTAGATTCTATAGCAAAAGCGCATGAACTGGTAGAGAGTCCCCTGCGAGGTGGGCGAGTTGTGCTGACGGTATAA